From Diaminobutyricibacter sp. McL0608, one genomic window encodes:
- a CDS encoding VOC family protein — translation MAMTTKVLSVTVPVPDQDKALAFYRDVLGCEVRFDGEPWPGARMIEVVPPGSSVGIVLIPADSEIPVALRLGTADAESAFSRVKEAGITLHNDEPISLGGGSPMFFFDDPFGNGLVYIQDAAGTRAEA, via the coding sequence ATGGCGATGACGACGAAAGTGCTCAGCGTGACGGTCCCGGTTCCGGATCAGGACAAGGCCCTGGCGTTCTACCGCGATGTGCTCGGCTGCGAGGTGCGTTTCGACGGCGAGCCGTGGCCCGGTGCGCGGATGATCGAGGTGGTGCCGCCGGGTTCGTCCGTGGGCATCGTGCTGATTCCCGCTGACAGCGAGATCCCGGTCGCCCTGCGTCTGGGCACCGCGGACGCGGAGAGTGCGTTCTCGCGGGTCAAGGAAGCAGGCATTACCCTCCACAACGACGAGCCGATCTCCCTGGGCGGTGGATCTCCGATGTTCTTCTTCGACGATCCGTTCGGGAACGGACTCGTCTACATTCAAGACGCAGCCGGCACTCGGGCAGAAGCTTAA
- a CDS encoding sensor histidine kinase, with amino-acid sequence MSIRLKLTLSYAGFLMLAGALLLAAVWVFLLRYVPARAVVTQSGFVPGRDDLVRAFAPAATWALLLLLAFGLVGGWIIAGRILAPLVRITDATRVAANGSLAHRIRLPGRQDEFRELADAFDAMLARLEAQVAEQKRFAANASHELRTPLAITQTLLEVARNDPDQDIGVLVERLSAVNTRAIALTEALLLLSRSDQRSHVREHVDLSLLVDEATETLLPLAERLGVTLEPSGEITPLVGSEALLLQLTTNLVHNAIVHNRPEGGTVWVTTAARPGSVTLCVENTGEWLAPELVPTLTEPFQRATERVHADNAGVGLGLAIVDSITRAHDGTLALVPRADGGLRVTVELPATPAHVDR; translated from the coding sequence CTGAGCATCCGCCTCAAACTCACCCTCAGCTACGCGGGATTCCTCATGCTCGCGGGTGCATTGCTGCTCGCCGCGGTGTGGGTGTTCCTCCTGCGATACGTGCCGGCCAGGGCGGTCGTGACGCAGAGTGGATTCGTGCCCGGCCGCGACGACCTGGTACGGGCCTTCGCTCCGGCAGCGACCTGGGCACTCCTCCTGCTGCTGGCGTTCGGACTGGTGGGAGGCTGGATCATCGCGGGCCGCATCCTCGCACCGCTGGTGCGGATCACCGACGCCACACGCGTGGCCGCGAACGGATCGCTCGCCCATCGCATCCGGCTGCCGGGGCGCCAGGATGAGTTCCGCGAGCTAGCCGACGCGTTCGATGCGATGCTCGCCCGGCTCGAGGCGCAGGTCGCGGAGCAGAAACGGTTCGCGGCCAACGCTTCGCACGAGTTGCGTACTCCGCTCGCGATCACCCAGACCCTTCTCGAGGTCGCCCGCAACGACCCCGACCAGGACATCGGCGTGCTCGTAGAACGACTGAGCGCGGTCAACACACGGGCGATAGCCCTCACTGAAGCGCTGCTGCTGCTCAGCAGGTCCGACCAGCGATCCCACGTCCGAGAACACGTCGACCTGTCCCTCCTGGTCGACGAGGCCACCGAGACGCTTCTCCCTCTCGCCGAGAGGCTGGGAGTGACCCTCGAGCCCTCCGGAGAGATCACGCCGCTGGTCGGATCGGAGGCGCTCCTTCTGCAGCTGACGACGAATCTCGTGCATAACGCGATCGTCCACAATCGTCCCGAAGGTGGCACGGTCTGGGTGACCACCGCGGCTCGTCCGGGGTCGGTGACGCTCTGTGTCGAGAACACAGGGGAGTGGCTCGCTCCGGAGCTGGTCCCGACACTCACCGAGCCGTTCCAGCGCGCCACCGAACGCGTTCACGCCGACAATGCCGGGGTGGGTCTCGGCCTCGCGATCGTCGATAGCATCACGCGGGCGCACGACGGGACCCTCGCCCTCGTCCCTCGCGCCGACGGTGGGCTTCGCGTCACGGTGGAGCTGCCCGCCACACCGGCTCACGTCGATCGGTGA
- a CDS encoding LuxR C-terminal-related transcriptional regulator, with amino-acid sequence MLLSAGSAHRDIAETLFVTIHTVAHHITATQERFGVNSRYALVAAGFISGVLSDQIWPPCSTGILCTRIPAGSSEAKNRGEKLAYTRLLAPAPK; translated from the coding sequence GTGCTACTCAGCGCGGGTTCGGCACATCGAGACATCGCCGAGACCCTCTTCGTAACCATCCACACTGTGGCGCATCACATAACCGCCACGCAAGAAAGATTCGGGGTCAACAGTCGCTACGCTCTGGTCGCGGCCGGTTTCATTTCGGGTGTCCTCAGCGACCAGATATGGCCCCCATGCTCAACAGGGATTTTGTGCACTCGAATCCCGGCTGGCTCCTCTGAAGCAAAGAACAGGGGCGAGAAGCTGGCATATACCAGGCTTCTCGCCCCCGCCCCTAAGTGA
- a CDS encoding VanZ family protein → MNPHRIRLNFLFVGYLVLLVWIVLWKLGVPYIGGGALREIKLIPFVAADGFGTSNPLEVLVNVVLFVPFGAYLGVLRPSWRWWKTAGVIAVSSLLLEVTQYVLAIGSSDISDVISNTAGGLAGLGLLALARRRLQARTGALLLRWLTLGTVVAMLATAILVASPLRYAPPPDAGRLHAPEHLGRDRGSP, encoded by the coding sequence GTGAACCCGCACAGGATCCGGCTGAACTTCTTATTCGTCGGCTATCTCGTCCTGCTCGTCTGGATCGTGCTGTGGAAGCTCGGAGTCCCCTATATCGGAGGCGGCGCCTTGCGGGAGATCAAACTCATCCCGTTCGTCGCCGCGGACGGGTTCGGTACCAGTAACCCGCTCGAAGTCCTCGTGAATGTCGTGCTCTTCGTCCCTTTCGGGGCCTATCTCGGCGTCCTCAGGCCTTCCTGGCGGTGGTGGAAGACCGCCGGCGTGATCGCCGTGTCGAGCCTGCTGTTGGAGGTGACCCAGTACGTGCTCGCCATCGGGAGCTCCGACATCAGCGACGTCATCTCCAATACCGCGGGCGGACTCGCCGGGCTCGGACTGCTCGCACTGGCACGCCGCAGGCTCCAAGCGAGGACCGGCGCCCTCCTGCTGCGGTGGCTCACTCTGGGAACCGTGGTCGCGATGCTCGCGACCGCCATCCTCGTCGCCTCCCCCTTGCGCTATGCGCCTCCGCCGGACGCCGGCCGTCTCCATGCCCCCGAGCATCTCGGAAGGGATCGCGGCAGTCCTTAA
- a CDS encoding class II fructose-bisphosphate aldolase, producing MTLATTSELISAAAASGRAIAAFNVLSLDHAEAVAAGAASVGSPALLQISENAIAFRGSPEPLLAACREIAAASDAPLGIHLDHIEDPRLVARVLANATEFGVGSIMFDASKLDYADNVAATRDVVARAHDAGVWVEAELGEIGGKDGAHAPGVRTDPGEAAAFVEATGVDGLAVAVGSSHAMLDRSAQLDLELIARLAEAVPVPLVLHGSSGVADEVIAAAVASGIRKVNVGTALNIAFTASLREALSAQPDAVDPRRYTRDARAGMVALVGRFCTVVAGARQPA from the coding sequence GTGACGCTCGCCACGACGAGTGAGCTGATCTCTGCGGCGGCAGCCTCAGGCAGGGCGATTGCGGCGTTCAACGTGCTCTCGCTCGACCATGCCGAGGCCGTCGCCGCGGGTGCCGCGTCGGTCGGGTCGCCCGCGCTCCTGCAGATCAGTGAGAACGCGATCGCATTCCGCGGCTCACCCGAACCGCTGCTCGCAGCGTGTCGCGAGATCGCTGCAGCGTCGGATGCGCCCCTCGGCATCCATCTCGACCACATCGAGGACCCTAGGCTCGTGGCGCGTGTGCTGGCAAATGCGACCGAGTTCGGGGTCGGCTCGATCATGTTCGACGCATCGAAGCTGGACTATGCGGACAATGTCGCCGCCACCCGCGACGTCGTCGCACGGGCGCACGATGCGGGCGTGTGGGTGGAGGCGGAGCTCGGCGAGATCGGCGGAAAGGACGGCGCGCACGCGCCGGGAGTCCGCACCGACCCGGGCGAGGCAGCGGCGTTCGTCGAGGCTACCGGAGTCGACGGTCTCGCCGTCGCCGTGGGCAGCTCCCACGCGATGCTGGACCGGTCGGCACAGCTCGATCTGGAGCTCATCGCACGGCTCGCGGAGGCGGTCCCGGTCCCCCTGGTCCTGCACGGATCCTCGGGCGTCGCAGACGAGGTGATCGCGGCGGCCGTGGCATCGGGCATCCGAAAGGTGAATGTCGGCACAGCGCTCAACATCGCTTTCACAGCCTCACTTCGGGAGGCACTCAGCGCGCAGCCCGACGCGGTCGACCCGCGCCGTTACACCCGCGACGCCCGCGCTGGGATGGTCGCCCTGGTCGGCCGGTTCTGCACGGTCGTGGCCGGGGCACGGCAGCCCGCCTGA
- a CDS encoding helix-turn-helix transcriptional regulator — MENLIRAERELRGWTQAALAERLEVSRQTVVALETGRYDPSLPLAFRISRLFDKPIEGLFTPSHSS; from the coding sequence ATGGAGAACCTGATCCGTGCGGAGCGCGAACTGCGGGGATGGACCCAGGCCGCGCTCGCCGAACGCCTGGAAGTGTCGCGTCAGACCGTCGTCGCTCTCGAGACAGGAAGGTACGACCCCTCGCTCCCCCTGGCGTTTCGCATCTCTCGCCTGTTCGACAAGCCGATCGAAGGCCTCTTCACGCCATCCCACAGCTCCTGA
- a CDS encoding DeoR/GlpR family DNA-binding transcription regulator: MDAPAAQSLIARVTSGRRAQRMVEILDLVSERGSISLSELSDTLGISAATARRDLSDLADQHLIVRTHGGVSALERGREIPVALRDTRFQEAKRAIAKAMVQRLPSERHVIALSGGTTTASVARALANHRDIAVVTNSLTIANLLSGYAGVRVVMTGGFLRPQSLELVGALAESTFNAVNVGTAILGADGINATSGVTTHDETEARTNRAMVAKAQRTVVVADGSKIGGVALAPIADIAQVAMLITDSTADPAELDRLRAADVEVVVVDVD, from the coding sequence ATGGACGCTCCGGCAGCCCAATCCCTGATCGCACGTGTCACCTCGGGGCGCCGCGCCCAGCGCATGGTGGAGATCCTGGATCTCGTCTCGGAACGCGGGTCGATCAGCCTCTCCGAACTTTCCGACACGCTCGGAATCTCCGCGGCGACTGCGCGCCGTGACCTCTCGGATCTCGCCGACCAGCACCTGATCGTGAGGACGCACGGGGGAGTGTCAGCGCTCGAGCGCGGTCGCGAGATCCCCGTCGCCCTTCGCGACACCCGGTTCCAGGAGGCGAAACGCGCGATCGCGAAGGCGATGGTGCAGCGGCTCCCGTCCGAGCGGCACGTCATCGCGCTGAGCGGCGGTACGACCACCGCGAGCGTCGCACGTGCGCTGGCCAACCACCGCGACATCGCTGTGGTCACGAACTCCCTGACCATCGCGAACCTGCTCTCCGGATATGCCGGGGTGCGCGTCGTCATGACCGGCGGTTTCCTGCGGCCTCAGTCGCTGGAACTCGTCGGGGCGCTCGCTGAGAGCACGTTCAATGCCGTGAACGTGGGCACTGCCATCCTCGGAGCGGACGGCATCAACGCGACGAGCGGAGTGACGACGCACGACGAGACCGAGGCTCGGACCAACCGGGCCATGGTGGCGAAAGCGCAGCGCACGGTCGTCGTGGCCGACGGCTCGAAGATCGGCGGGGTCGCCCTCGCGCCGATCGCCGACATCGCGCAGGTGGCGATGCTGATCACGGACAGCACCGCAGATCCGGCCGAACTCGACCGGCTGCGCGCGGCCGACGTCGAAGTCGTCGTCGTCGACGTGGACTGA
- a CDS encoding response regulator transcription factor has protein sequence MRVLIVEDEPYLAEAIRDGLRLEAIAADIAGDGDSALELLSINAYDIAVLDRDIPGPSGDEIAGSIVASGSGMPILMLTAADRLDDKASGFELGADDYLTKPFELRELVLRLRALDRRRAHNRPPVRELAGLRLDPFRREVYRNGRYVPLTRKQFAVLEVLVSAEGGVISSEELLERAWDVNADPFTNAVRITVSALRKRLGEPWIISTVAGAGYRIDSGPVGAMEGERG, from the coding sequence GTGCGAGTGCTGATCGTCGAGGACGAACCTTACCTGGCAGAGGCCATCCGTGATGGGCTGCGCCTCGAGGCGATCGCGGCCGACATCGCCGGCGATGGTGACAGCGCGTTGGAGCTGCTGAGCATCAACGCATACGACATCGCCGTTCTCGATCGCGACATCCCCGGGCCCTCGGGTGATGAGATCGCAGGCAGCATCGTCGCTTCGGGCAGCGGCATGCCCATCCTCATGCTCACTGCTGCCGATCGACTCGACGACAAGGCGTCCGGGTTCGAGCTCGGGGCGGACGACTACCTCACGAAGCCCTTCGAGCTTCGCGAGCTCGTGCTCCGGCTCCGCGCTCTCGACCGCAGACGCGCGCACAACCGGCCACCCGTTCGTGAGCTCGCGGGTCTGCGCCTGGACCCGTTCCGTCGTGAGGTCTACCGCAATGGCCGCTACGTGCCGCTCACTCGCAAGCAGTTCGCTGTGCTCGAGGTCCTCGTCTCAGCGGAAGGCGGTGTCATCAGTTCGGAAGAACTTCTCGAGCGCGCCTGGGATGTGAACGCCGACCCGTTCACCAACGCCGTGCGCATCACCGTATCCGCGCTTCGCAAACGACTCGGGGAGCCCTGGATCATCTCCACCGTGGCCGGCGCCGGCTACCGCATCGATTCGGGACCGGTCGGCGCCATGGAAGGCGAGCGTGGGTAG
- a CDS encoding M15 family metallopeptidase — MSFSKRTRTPGRRTRTRVFAGVAVGLVVLAAATVAALGGLPSAHLSLPAALDHIAAGAGRSLGADGSVPDGVTVFDDRYAAVTKLRRDLLDAVRAAATDAAHDGVTFYVNSGWRSPSYQNQLLREAVAEYGSAAEAARWVATAQTSPHVQGKAIDIGEWDAATWLSDHGAAYGLCQIYANEPWHFELRPGALDDGCPDMYADPTYDPRMKQ; from the coding sequence ATGTCCTTCAGCAAAAGAACCCGCACGCCCGGTCGTCGTACCCGAACGAGAGTCTTCGCCGGTGTGGCGGTCGGCCTGGTGGTGCTCGCTGCGGCGACCGTCGCGGCCCTTGGCGGCCTGCCGTCGGCGCACTTGTCTTTGCCGGCAGCGCTCGATCACATCGCCGCCGGGGCTGGTCGCTCTCTCGGGGCGGACGGCAGCGTCCCTGACGGCGTGACCGTCTTCGACGACAGGTACGCTGCGGTGACCAAACTTCGTCGCGATCTGCTCGACGCGGTCAGGGCGGCCGCGACGGATGCTGCCCATGACGGCGTCACGTTCTACGTCAACAGCGGCTGGCGCTCCCCCTCGTATCAGAACCAATTGCTGCGCGAAGCTGTCGCGGAATACGGCTCTGCAGCCGAGGCCGCCCGATGGGTGGCCACCGCGCAGACGTCCCCCCACGTGCAGGGGAAGGCGATCGACATCGGCGAGTGGGACGCCGCTACCTGGCTCTCCGATCACGGCGCCGCCTACGGGCTGTGCCAGATCTATGCCAACGAGCCCTGGCACTTCGAGCTCCGTCCCGGAGCCCTCGACGACGGGTGCCCGGACATGTACGCCGACCCGACGTACGATCCGCGGATGAAGCAGTGA
- a CDS encoding alpha-glucosidase/alpha-galactosidase has product MPQIVFLGAGSVVFTRQLLADLFRFDDLPPLRIVLHDINPERLDVARGTAEQVAARFGRTAEIVATLDRREALTGADFVINMIQVGGIAATKVDLEVPAAAGLLQTIGDTTGVGGVFRGLRTFPVLSGIAADMLDLCPDAWFLNYTNPMAMNVWWMSVVAPEIKTVGLCHSVYWTVHDLCELIGVPMEGTHFRAAGVNHQAWLVEWSRDGEDLYPRLREAIERDPELRRRVRVEIFSRVGYYPTETSEHSSEYLSWFLRSPEQIEKFRLRPLEYIGISEENVAEFEHAKTALAAGEPLELEDGAAEYAPQVIHSILTGTERTIHANVVNRGLIDNLPEGAVVEVPTLVDATGVHPLPFGAIPAQGAAFNRTYLSVAELTIEAARTGDPELVRRAVLTDPNAASSLTPEQIWDLCDELIARHAPLLPVALGGTLETSVL; this is encoded by the coding sequence ATGCCCCAGATTGTTTTCCTCGGCGCGGGAAGCGTCGTCTTCACCCGCCAGTTGCTCGCCGACCTCTTCCGATTCGACGACCTGCCTCCGCTGCGCATCGTCCTGCACGACATCAACCCGGAACGCCTCGACGTCGCCCGCGGAACCGCGGAGCAGGTCGCGGCACGCTTCGGCCGCACGGCCGAGATCGTCGCGACCCTCGATCGCCGCGAGGCGCTGACCGGCGCTGACTTCGTGATCAACATGATCCAGGTCGGCGGAATCGCGGCCACCAAAGTCGACCTGGAAGTACCGGCTGCGGCCGGCCTGCTCCAGACCATCGGCGACACGACCGGTGTCGGAGGCGTCTTCCGCGGCCTGCGCACGTTCCCCGTCCTGTCGGGTATCGCCGCCGACATGCTCGACCTGTGCCCGGACGCCTGGTTCCTCAACTACACCAACCCGATGGCGATGAACGTCTGGTGGATGTCGGTCGTGGCTCCCGAGATCAAGACAGTCGGCCTCTGCCACAGCGTCTACTGGACCGTGCACGACCTCTGCGAACTGATCGGCGTTCCGATGGAGGGCACGCACTTCCGCGCTGCCGGCGTAAACCACCAGGCCTGGCTGGTCGAGTGGTCGCGCGACGGCGAAGACCTCTATCCCCGTCTGCGCGAAGCGATCGAGCGCGACCCCGAGCTCCGCCGTCGTGTGCGCGTTGAGATCTTCAGCCGCGTCGGCTACTACCCCACCGAGACCAGCGAGCACTCCTCCGAGTACCTCTCCTGGTTCCTGCGCTCGCCCGAGCAGATCGAGAAGTTCCGCCTGCGGCCGCTCGAGTACATCGGCATCTCGGAGGAGAACGTCGCCGAGTTCGAGCACGCGAAGACTGCGCTGGCGGCCGGCGAGCCCCTTGAACTCGAAGACGGCGCAGCCGAGTACGCACCACAGGTCATCCACTCGATCCTGACCGGGACGGAGCGGACGATCCACGCGAACGTCGTCAACCGCGGACTGATCGACAATCTTCCCGAAGGCGCGGTCGTCGAAGTTCCCACCCTGGTCGACGCGACAGGCGTTCATCCCCTGCCGTTCGGCGCCATCCCGGCCCAGGGGGCCGCCTTCAACCGCACCTACCTCTCGGTGGCCGAGCTCACGATCGAAGCGGCACGCACCGGCGACCCGGAGCTCGTGCGCCGCGCGGTCCTCACCGACCCGAACGCCGCCTCGTCGCTCACACCGGAGCAGATCTGGGACCTCTGCGACGAGCTCATCGCACGACACGCGCCTCTCCTGCCGGTCGCACTCGGCGGCACGCTCGAGACGTCGGTGCTGTGA